In the genome of Mercurialis annua linkage group LG8, ddMerAnnu1.2, whole genome shotgun sequence, the window tAGTTGGTGTATTTATTTACCAACTTTTATAAAATGTAATTAGATTGCAAAGATGTGTATAATTCGTGAGTTTATATGACATTAACCCCAAAAATAAACACTCATGCTAACCTACTGGTAAACAACAAAACTGATTGGATTATAAATGAACAGGTGAACTTACAGTGATATTTTAATGACATGAGCATAAATGATGGCATAATGAAGAAACAGTAAAGATTACATACCCAGTTGTTGGGGTGACTATGACATccacctttttaaaaatctcCATGTGATGGTACATTAATCTTCTTCTGAGAATTGGGTaagaaaaaaaggtaaaacttaaaatatatgtATTTCACAATGATACTACACAAAATGTCCGATCTCCGGATATTATAACAAAGTTTCAAATCCTAATTACCACTGAGGATAGCTTAAGGAATGAAACTAAGTAGAGTAGATACAATTGCGAATGTTCcacattataaaaattcatagaCAGGACAGGAGCGTAACGAAAAGCATCTCTTCAACTAACCAAGCAAGTAGTAGTTTGTTTATCATGCAAGCAATAAGTACAGTTCATGATACATAAATAGATTCAACTGGCTAATTAGGAGTATATGATATTGCTGCTAAACCTACGGTTTAAATGCAAATAAAATCATGAGCAATACCGTGTGTTTGTAATTTCAAGACAATTATTCTTTTGCAAATTGTACCGGCGAAGTTGTTATTGAGTATTACCTTAGACATTGTGCAGTAACATAGTCTGCTGCACTGAATGATTGAAATAGTGCAAGACTGGTACGAGTATCATATGCCAATCTCACCCCTTTTCTACAAAAGGATAAAGGAAGATAAAGAGAAACACATAAGCAAATATAGAAGTAATTGCATCTATAACTTGAGCAATGACTTTATGTAGTCCGATGTTGTAGACTATATTGCACAGAAACTTGTTGAATTTACTTTTCAGCATTCCGTTTCTATTTTCAGAAACGCTTTTAGAAGtccgaaactttatatttataagggttatttttcaaaaataaagcccaacttttcacctttttaacaatttcagcACGTCTTTTAAAACTTGACACCCCACAGCCCCACTTTGCATTTATTTGGCATTTTACGGCCCAACATCATTATCCAGTGTCTTTTCATTCATTAAAAACTGCCAAAAAAACGACATTGTTTTGTGAAGAAAATAATACTTTTGGACCAtgatgccaaaaaatgaaaggttggACTGTTGGTTGCCAAGTTTAAAAAGAcgtacttaaattgctaaaaaggtaaaagatgGGACTTTTAGTTGCAAATAACCctatttataacctattcttaTAAGAAATGTAGATTTGCCACCCTTTCACTGTTTCCCGTTTTAGCATTTTTGTTCCCGTACAACATACAGAAGCACTCCGAAAAAGGGGAGGAACATACCCATCTTCAATATCAGCGCTTAATGAGGATTGTGTTTCAGATCCAATAGAAACAAGATGCGCAATTCGCATCTCTTCGAACTCAGGCACAACAATCTCCACCATCTAAAATCATTTTAATGGAAGTTCAGTCTCATGACTCTCATCATGATGATTTCAATtaacatcaaataaaaaatggatTGAAAACACTTTTGAAGCATATAACGGAATTGATATACTTACTTCACACCCATGTGTTTTTAACAGAAGGTTAAGAATATCCTCACACTTATCTGACACTTCAGTTGACTGTACATCATTGAACCACTGCAGGACACTTACCATTTCGTAAGTAACTTGCTTGTTATTAATATAAACAGTGTATTTTAACAATATTTAGTGAATAGAAAGTATCATTACCGCTGTATATTTCCCAAGCCGCAATGACCCCAAAATATTTGTACTCTCATATGAAGTTAAATTAGGTAAACATGGAGGAGACTACCACCAAAAGAAAACATGAAAATTCAATGAGGAACGTATGTCAAAACAATGAAGCCTAAGAAATTGTCAGAATTATAACTTAACCTCATTAGCATGTTTACAATGTCGGCACAAAGAACAAAATACAAGTACAGCCAGATTCTGTTACCAAAAATTGCACATTTGTATTGTTCACTTCAAAATAACCTTAAATCTAACTAAATATTGCAATTATGAATATGACCAATTGTCTAAAACTTAAAAACAGATTAGGGAGAGAGATGtaaattttgtataaatttgTAATGGTTGTGAATAGCTGGACAAGTTATGAAGTTACCGGTTTCAGGGAGATTCTATTTGCTGGAGATGAGCCCAAAATCACAGAATACCTGAAGAGTCAACAGAATGCAAGAGGTTACCGACATTTTCTACCGAGTAGTTACTGAAGGTCAACTGTTCATTGTCCATCAAGGAAAGCAGAGAATCAACAATAGCATGAAAGGTACAACTGCGTTTgtttattttctccttttttttttcatttcggaAAGACGGGTGAAATTTCCATATTAGACATCCATTGGCGCACAGCCATTCTCAGATCAGAAGTGACATTCTAACTGAATACAGTTAGCAATTGTTTCTCTCAAAAACTTAATAAAGAATCAATAAGCAAGTAGCTTATTTCAATATAATGCAACTATATCTGGTCTGGCTTCTTGTAGAGATATATATAGCTGCAATAGTGCAATCACAAGATTGAGATACTTACACTAACATGACATCCTCCACAGAAGATGCAATTGGTCCGATAATTTCCACAGTCCCAGAATCACATATTGAACTGTGTCAAAGAGTAAAAGATAAAGATCAGCATAAGTATTCTTTGTCTACTGCTCGAACTACATCAGAGATCTTGTCATACACAagatcattcttcttctttgcACATCTTGCCATATTAAGTTTCGGCAAAAGCAAGCTAGAGGGGTAACATATGAGATTGACAAGAGTTTAAAAATCTCACCCTCCCATATCTGTCCTTCCATACGTTGTTTTTAATCCCACAACACCGCAAAGAGAAGAAGGGATACGAACTGAACCTGCCTTTTTCACCATTAAATTAAACATATGCAAATTAGTGTTTCATACAGATCGACTACCAATTAGACCTACCATAAGATATGCATACAACCTCCACCATCTGTTCCTAAGGCAGCAGAGCATAGTCCAGAAGCAACAATTGCAGCTGGACCCGAGGAAGATCCGCCTGTATACCTATCTGTTCCATGAGGATTTCTTGTTGTTCTGTATTTCCGAATAATTGTTAATGagtaatggaaaaagaaaaatcaagctAGCATTGCAGCGAGGTAATTATTTTggtatctatttttttaataaccaCAATTCCAAATAAAATTGGtctttagtaataaactgagaCTGACCCATAGTTTGGATTGTTTCCAGTTGTTCCCATGCCCAATTCATGCATATTTGCCTTCCCCACAAAAATCACACCACAGCTCCGCAACCTGGAAACAGAAACTGCATCCTTTTCAACAAGACGAACCTCGTGCTTCCATGTTGTGGCACCTGTCAATGAGATACAGTAGTTTTAAGATGGTACTCTTTTTTCTACTATTACACCATCCTTACAGAATGTTAATAAGGCTGAGATTTAGTAAAGTTTTTACACCTTTAGTTGGATGGGGATAGCAGTCAATGTCATCTTTGATGGCCATGAAAATACCATCCAAAATTGATATTGGATTTCCTGCAGAGCCACAGCATCAAATTGATAAGCTGATAATCAGCTAATTTCAGTTGAATTCTACTCCATATTATCTATAAATATAAGGTATATGTCATTTAATGCGATTAGGTGGTACCTTCCTCAAACCTCTGTGTAGAAGTAGTAGCTTGCTTCCTTATTTCTTCCTTATCAAAAGAAATCAATAATGGTGCTGTCGGCTTGGTCTTTTTAAACTCCTCTATAGCTAAAATTATGCGCTCAGCAAcctacaaacaaatccaacactGTTTATACtacagaaaaagaaaagaaagaaagaaattgagCCTGTAGACACTATCAGAAAGTTACCATAGATGGAGTTACAAGCTGTGATCGATAAGCATGTGCGTAATCACGTATCTTCCAGTACCTGAATGATGGAGCTGAGCCTTCTTTCCAGCTGCTAGCAAAATCATGATGAGGTAGACAACTTAAGGCTATTTCAACCCTGTCTTCTGGTTTTCCGTCCTCATCCACAGCAACAACACCAGGTTCTGGTTCTGAACTTAAATTACAATCCCTATGTCAGCTACATTTACAGAACTATGATGTAACAAAAGAATGAGTTTTCAATTAACCTAGCTAAACACCTCATCTTTCTAGCCGAGTACCcaatttcttttgaaaaagtAAATGCATTCATCCCTAAGATTCTTGAATTGAACACTATAATTGACAATAAAGCCTAGAATTGCGTATTTGGTGCACATAGGAAAAGAATGCAAATTCCAATCAATAGATTTTGCATCCTACAGTGATATAATTTCAAATATGCACACAGCATGGATATATGATGAACCATAACCCTTATGATGATTTAAAGTCATGAATTGGCCCTTCCAATTCAGTGCTTCGTATATAGTCAATGCTGAAACAGCACAGCATGCAAAGAAGCAAATATGagaaaaaggaataaaaacaAACCTTGAGGAGGATATTCCGGTTTAAACATGGGTGGTTCCGGTATCTCAGTTTCTCTCAATATCTAACATCAACAAAAACATTGTTAGTTCAACATCAATAACGAACCGAATTATGAATTTTGAAAAGCAAACTACACCAGATCCTACCTCATTCATCTTATTCTCCTTCTTTAAATTAGACATGATAAGAGAACCAATCACTGGAGCCTCAAGTAAATGTACAAACAACTTAAATCCCCATCCAGTCAAATGAGGAGCTATAACAAAAACCCAAAATTCAAAACAGAACAAAGAATCAATCCAATCCCATCTCATCTCATCTATCCACAATCCAAACAATTGCATATaaccaaatttaataaaaaaaccatATTCATATGCATATATAGACAAAAAGGAAATTGGGCATGAATCCTTAgctagcacggacacttcattcattCTAACATGTCCCGTTTCAGAAACATTCGGACACTTGACGTTTCAGATaagaaacttcatttttacatgggaaaccttaaaataacactacTTCGCCGTGCCCGTGTCcaaagtgtccgtgctaccgaGGGCATGATTGTAAAGAACCAACCTTTAACAGCTTGAGGCTGATATTTCACAGTGGACAAGTCAACTTCATCAGCTGGAACCATCACACGTTTTTTTCCCATTCTTTTCTCAACTAATCAAAACAAGTCCACAGTCAAATTAAACAATGATCAATGAGTAAGCAAACAAGCAAGTAAATACATCAAACACCTTATGTACAGCAAAAAGATCAGAATTTTACTTCCAAAACAGTATAGAAATGATCAAAAAGATTGAATTTTGATGATGAAGTATGAGCAAGAAACCTGTTTGTGAGATATTAGGCGTTGATGTGACTGATTACGTATTGGGTAGTTGTGGAGTTGGTTGGTATTTATTTGTTGGAGTTAATGAGTTTGCCGTTTAGTTGGATGCTATATTTGTCTGTGCTGCCATAACCATTTATGGTCTCTGCCTGCCTTATTGTAAAATACACTAATGGATTAACTCATATTAAGGTCCCCAAATTATCCGGTTTTTATTCGATACGCcctttatcttttatttagatttttctGGCTTCTGTACTTCTAATTGTCGCCTTTTTTGGTCACTACGTGAAAGCCCCTCTATCGTAGGGACTAAAAAAGACGATGCATTGAAGTACAAGGGTCAGAAAAAATTCCAATAAAAAACGAAGAATGTACTAAACAAATACCATATGGTTTAAGGACTTTAGAATGGGTTGATCAAATAATCATcaagatttgatttgattatcaTGATTaatagttttgaatttttttagtaaatacaCTTTGGTTAGATTTTATATACAAGTACCTGATTTAACATTTTTGTAAGATTTTATTGTCAAAATATACTCttacttttttgattttttccgttttgattcaaatttttaatatctCCATTTTTagctcatttttaattttcagtttcaattatagccatttattcaaattatagtaaaacaattaaaatgtcatTCATTTTAGTTCATATTATTCCAATTATTCTTCTACCatgaaaatttcaaatataaagtaCATATTTCCACTTCAATTTAACACAAACGGAAAATTGGAAAATGAACTAAAATGatgatttaaaaagtttggacattaaataaaaaggtcaaaaaagTGAGgtatttttcagcaattaagccttttttaatCAATgttaaaaattcatattaacTTTAAAATACATTAAGGCATtgctaatatatatattaataaaaaaacttaatacttatttgaatttttaataaaataaaattaaaaaataaaattaaaatatatttgtaaatatttaaattataaatttaatattcaatGCATCTTGCATGGTGTGTTTTAGCATGTAGAGCTTAGAATTCATATCGAAATACTACTTACTGAACATAAATACTCTTTATATTGATATTCACTTGAATAGATTGTATTTggagtaatatttatttttatagattgcGTTAACTATTTAAATAAACATATCATGCTTGAGTTTAAAAATTTAGCACGATTGTTTAAAGAGATTGTATG includes:
- the LOC126660785 gene encoding fatty acid amide hydrolase isoform X2 produces the protein MGKKRVMVPADEVDLSTVKYQPQAVKAPHLTGWGFKLFVHLLEAPVIGSLIMSNLKKENKMNEILRETEIPEPPMFKPEYPPQEPEPGVVAVDEDGKPEDRVEIALSCLPHHDFASSWKEGSAPSFRYWKIRDYAHAYRSQLVTPSMVAERIILAIEEFKKTKPTAPLLISFDKEEIRKQATTSTQRFEEGNPISILDGIFMAIKDDIDCYPHPTKGATTWKHEVRLVEKDAVSVSRLRSCGVIFVGKANMHELGMGTTGNNPNYGTTRNPHGTDRYTGGSSSGPAAIVASGLCSAALGTDGGGSVRIPSSLCGVVGLKTTYGRTDMGGSICDSGTVEIIGPIASSVEDVMLVYSVILGSSPANRISLKPSPPCLPNLTSYESTNILGSLRLGKYTAWFNDVQSTEVSDKCEDILNLLLKTHGCEMVEIVVPEFEEMRIAHLVSIGSETQSSLSADIEDGKGVRLAYDTRTSLALFQSFSAADYVTAQCLRRRLMYHHMEIFKKVDVIVTPTTGMTAPKIPPSALKYGETNMQVTGDLMRFILAANLLGFPAITVPVGYDKEGLPIGLQIMGRPWAEATILRLAAAVEELCAKSKKQPASFFDVLNAN
- the LOC126660785 gene encoding fatty acid amide hydrolase isoform X1, coding for MNEVSVLAKDSCPISFLSIYAYEYGFFIKFGYMQLFGLWIDEMRWDWIDSLFCFEFWVFVIAPHLTGWGFKLFVHLLEAPVIGSLIMSNLKKENKMNEILRETEIPEPPMFKPEYPPQEPEPGVVAVDEDGKPEDRVEIALSCLPHHDFASSWKEGSAPSFRYWKIRDYAHAYRSQLVTPSMVAERIILAIEEFKKTKPTAPLLISFDKEEIRKQATTSTQRFEEGNPISILDGIFMAIKDDIDCYPHPTKGATTWKHEVRLVEKDAVSVSRLRSCGVIFVGKANMHELGMGTTGNNPNYGTTRNPHGTDRYTGGSSSGPAAIVASGLCSAALGTDGGGSVRIPSSLCGVVGLKTTYGRTDMGGSICDSGTVEIIGPIASSVEDVMLVYSVILGSSPANRISLKPSPPCLPNLTSYESTNILGSLRLGKYTAWFNDVQSTEVSDKCEDILNLLLKTHGCEMVEIVVPEFEEMRIAHLVSIGSETQSSLSADIEDGKGVRLAYDTRTSLALFQSFSAADYVTAQCLRRRLMYHHMEIFKKVDVIVTPTTGMTAPKIPPSALKYGETNMQVTGDLMRFILAANLLGFPAITVPVGYDKEGLPIGLQIMGRPWAEATILRLAAAVEELCAKSKKQPASFFDVLNAN
- the LOC126660785 gene encoding fatty acid amide hydrolase isoform X3 is translated as MNEVSVLAKDSCPISFLSIYAYEYGFFIKFGYMQLFGLWIDEMRWDWIDSLFCFEFWVFVIAPHLTGWGFKLFVHLLEAPVIGSLIMSNLKKENKMNEILRETEIPEPPMFKPEYPPQEPEPGVVAVDEDGKPEDRVEIALSCLPHHDFASSWKEGSAPSFRYWKIRDYAHAYRSQLVTPSMVAERIILAIEEFKKTKPTAPLLISFDKEEIRKQATTSTQRFEEGNPISILDGIFMAIKDDIDCYPHPTKGATTWKHEVRLVEKDAVSVSRLRSCGVIFVGKANMHELGMGTTGNNPNYGTTRNPHGTDRYTGGSSSGPAAIVASGLCSAALGTDGGGSVRIPSSLCGVVGLKTTYGRTDMGGSICDSGTVEIIGPIASSVEDVMLVYSVILGSSPANRISLKPSPPCLPNLTSYESTNILGSLRLGKYTAWFNDVQSTEVSDKCEDILNLLLKTHGCEMVEIVVPEFEEMRIAHLVSIGSETQSSLSADIEDGF